A genomic window from Betta splendens chromosome 17, fBetSpl5.4, whole genome shotgun sequence includes:
- the LOC114844248 gene encoding mitochondrial fission factor homolog A-like isoform X3 produces the protein MSGPIFTSPSAEVAEMNRIHYELEYTEGISQRMRIPETLKVAPDTQTAPLPLQQPLPSHTTLMQVPERIVVAGDDGDPHFVRPSDLDLIQSVPPVDLLNMKAPPRVLTLTEQPLDSLETDQTSAQHNPSQVAHIHSRSRRERSASENISSRQSQISRCDLSVTPSPSAPPVRMCPPLCSPEDANLNLFTAAGFLSYIQATTRRAYQQVLEVLDDSHRRTHLDLALDVNPDESGLVDASSLRRQIVKLNRRLQLLEEENKERSKREVFLYSATVAFWLINTWIWFRR, from the exons ATGAGTGGGCCAATCTTCACCTCCCCCTCTGCAGAGGTGGCTGAGATGAACCGCATCCATTATGAGTTGGAGTACACAGAGGGTATCAGCCAGCGGATGAGAATCCCTGAGACCCTCAAGGTGGCCCCAGACACCCAAACAGCTCCCCTGCCACTTCAGCAGCCCCTGCCCAGTCACACAACACTGATGCAGGTTCCTGAAAGGATAGTTGTTGCAG GTGATGATGGGGATCCACATTTTGTTCGTCCAAGTGATTTAGATCTGATTCAGTCTGTCCCCCCTGTGGATCTCCTGAACATGAAGGCCCCACCACGTGTCCTCACCCTTACAGAGCAGCCTCTGGACTCTCTTGAAACTGACCAAACCTCTGCACAGCACAATCCCAGCCAGGTG GCCCACATTCATTCTAGGTCTCGGAGGGAACGCAGTGCTAGTGAGAACATATCAAGTCGTCAAAGTCAGATCAGCAGATGTGATTTAAG TGTAACCCCTTCCCCTTCTGCCCCCCCGGTCCGCATGTGCCCCCCTCTTTGCTCCCCTGAGGATGCAAACCTCAACTTGTTTACAGCTGCAGGGTTCCTGTCTTACATCCAGGCAACAACACGCAGAGCGTACCAGCAGGTTCTTGAAGTCCTGGACGATAGCCACCGCAG GACTCACTTGGACTTGGCACTGGATGTAAACCCTGATGAATCAGGCTTAGTGGATGCCTCCTCACTACGGCGACAG ATAGTGAAGCTAAATCgtcgtctgcagctgctggaggaagaaaACAAGGAGCGCTCCAAGCGAGAGGTATTCCTGTATTCTGCTACTGTGGCGTTCTGGCTTATCAACACCTGGATCTGGTTCCGTCGCTAA
- the LOC114844248 gene encoding mitochondrial fission factor homolog A-like isoform X2 yields the protein MSGPIFTSPSAEVAEMNRIHYELEYTEGISQRMRIPETLKVAPDTQTAPLPLQQPLPSHTTLMQVPERIVVAGDDGDPHFVRPSDLDLIQSVPPVDLLNMKAPPRVLTLTEQPLDSLETDQTSAQHNPSQAHIHSRSRRERSASENISSRQSQISRCDLSVTPSPSAPPVRMCPPLCSPEDANLNLFTAAGFLSYIQATTRRAYQQVLEVLDDSHRRSVTLSRTHLDLALDVNPDESGLVDASSLRRQIVKLNRRLQLLEEENKERSKREVFLYSATVAFWLINTWIWFRR from the exons ATGAGTGGGCCAATCTTCACCTCCCCCTCTGCAGAGGTGGCTGAGATGAACCGCATCCATTATGAGTTGGAGTACACAGAGGGTATCAGCCAGCGGATGAGAATCCCTGAGACCCTCAAGGTGGCCCCAGACACCCAAACAGCTCCCCTGCCACTTCAGCAGCCCCTGCCCAGTCACACAACACTGATGCAGGTTCCTGAAAGGATAGTTGTTGCAG GTGATGATGGGGATCCACATTTTGTTCGTCCAAGTGATTTAGATCTGATTCAGTCTGTCCCCCCTGTGGATCTCCTGAACATGAAGGCCCCACCACGTGTCCTCACCCTTACAGAGCAGCCTCTGGACTCTCTTGAAACTGACCAAACCTCTGCACAGCACAATCCCAGCCAG GCCCACATTCATTCTAGGTCTCGGAGGGAACGCAGTGCTAGTGAGAACATATCAAGTCGTCAAAGTCAGATCAGCAGATGTGATTTAAG TGTAACCCCTTCCCCTTCTGCCCCCCCGGTCCGCATGTGCCCCCCTCTTTGCTCCCCTGAGGATGCAAACCTCAACTTGTTTACAGCTGCAGGGTTCCTGTCTTACATCCAGGCAACAACACGCAGAGCGTACCAGCAGGTTCTTGAAGTCCTGGACGATAGCCACCGCAG GTCTGTAACTCTTTCAAGGACTCACTTGGACTTGGCACTGGATGTAAACCCTGATGAATCAGGCTTAGTGGATGCCTCCTCACTACGGCGACAG ATAGTGAAGCTAAATCgtcgtctgcagctgctggaggaagaaaACAAGGAGCGCTCCAAGCGAGAGGTATTCCTGTATTCTGCTACTGTGGCGTTCTGGCTTATCAACACCTGGATCTGGTTCCGTCGCTAA
- the LOC114844248 gene encoding mitochondrial fission factor homolog A-like isoform X1 codes for MSGPIFTSPSAEVAEMNRIHYELEYTEGISQRMRIPETLKVAPDTQTAPLPLQQPLPSHTTLMQVPERIVVAGDDGDPHFVRPSDLDLIQSVPPVDLLNMKAPPRVLTLTEQPLDSLETDQTSAQHNPSQVAHIHSRSRRERSASENISSRQSQISRCDLSVTPSPSAPPVRMCPPLCSPEDANLNLFTAAGFLSYIQATTRRAYQQVLEVLDDSHRRSVTLSRTHLDLALDVNPDESGLVDASSLRRQIVKLNRRLQLLEEENKERSKREVFLYSATVAFWLINTWIWFRR; via the exons ATGAGTGGGCCAATCTTCACCTCCCCCTCTGCAGAGGTGGCTGAGATGAACCGCATCCATTATGAGTTGGAGTACACAGAGGGTATCAGCCAGCGGATGAGAATCCCTGAGACCCTCAAGGTGGCCCCAGACACCCAAACAGCTCCCCTGCCACTTCAGCAGCCCCTGCCCAGTCACACAACACTGATGCAGGTTCCTGAAAGGATAGTTGTTGCAG GTGATGATGGGGATCCACATTTTGTTCGTCCAAGTGATTTAGATCTGATTCAGTCTGTCCCCCCTGTGGATCTCCTGAACATGAAGGCCCCACCACGTGTCCTCACCCTTACAGAGCAGCCTCTGGACTCTCTTGAAACTGACCAAACCTCTGCACAGCACAATCCCAGCCAGGTG GCCCACATTCATTCTAGGTCTCGGAGGGAACGCAGTGCTAGTGAGAACATATCAAGTCGTCAAAGTCAGATCAGCAGATGTGATTTAAG TGTAACCCCTTCCCCTTCTGCCCCCCCGGTCCGCATGTGCCCCCCTCTTTGCTCCCCTGAGGATGCAAACCTCAACTTGTTTACAGCTGCAGGGTTCCTGTCTTACATCCAGGCAACAACACGCAGAGCGTACCAGCAGGTTCTTGAAGTCCTGGACGATAGCCACCGCAG GTCTGTAACTCTTTCAAGGACTCACTTGGACTTGGCACTGGATGTAAACCCTGATGAATCAGGCTTAGTGGATGCCTCCTCACTACGGCGACAG ATAGTGAAGCTAAATCgtcgtctgcagctgctggaggaagaaaACAAGGAGCGCTCCAAGCGAGAGGTATTCCTGTATTCTGCTACTGTGGCGTTCTGGCTTATCAACACCTGGATCTGGTTCCGTCGCTAA
- the stk25b gene encoding serine/threonine-protein kinase 25 — translation MAHLRDMQNQNTRLDPEEYFTKQERIGKGSFGEVYKGINNRTKEVVAIKIIDLEEAEDEIEDIQQEITVLSQCDSPFVTKYYGSYLKGTKLWIIMEYLGGGSALDLLRPGPLEETYIATILREILKGLEYLHSERKIHRDIKAANVLLSEQGDVKLADFGVAGQLTDTQIKRNTFVGTPFWMAPEVIKQSAYDFKADIWSLGITAIELAKGEPPNSDLHPMRVLFLIPKNTPPTLEGPYSKPFKEFVEACLNKDPRFRPTAKELLKHKFITRYTKKTAYLTELIDRYRRWKSEGHGEESSSDDSDMDADGDVDTCPIWTFPTVRPSSMNKLQKGYAHTDSESGDSVKRQPKSQCLSALVTPIFRELKEKRRASGGGVGAIEELENAFNLAEESCPGISDRLVTHMMERVCRFSLNGNTTSSLR, via the exons ATGGCACACCTTCGAGACATGCAAAACCAG AATACCCGGCTGGACCCTGAAGAATACTTCACCAAGCAAGAGCGTATTGGCAAAGGCTCCTTCGGAGAGGTCTATAAAGGCATCAACAACCGCACGAAAGAAGTGGTGGCCATTAAAATAATAGATCTGGAAGAGGCAGAGGATGAGATTGAAGACATTCAGCAGGAGATCACTGTACTGAGTCAGTGCGACAGTCCTTTTGTCACCAAGTATTATGGATCATACCTGAAG gGGACCAAGCTGTGGATTATCATGGAGTATTTAGGTGGTGGATCCGCTCTGGATCTG CTCCGTCCAGGGCCTCTTGAAGAAACTTACATTGCTACTATATTGAGGGAAATTCTGAAGGGCCTGGAGTATCTGCATTCTGAAAGGAAGATTCACAGAGATATAAAAG CTGCCAATGTGCTCTTGTCGGAGCAGGGGGATGTGAAGTTGGCTGATTTCGGGGTGGCAGGACAGTTGACAGATACCCAGATTAAGAGGAACACATTTGTTGGCACGCCTTTCTGGATGGCGCCAGAGGTTATCAAACAATCAGCCTATGACTTTAAG GCAGATATCTGGTCTCTGGGAATCACTGCCATTGAGTTGGCTAAAGGGGAACCTCCCAACTCTGATCTGCATCCCATGCGAGTCCTTTTCCTCATTCCCAAAAACACTCCACCCACACTTGAGGGACCTTACAGCAAGCCCTTCAAAGAGTTTGTGGAGGCTTGTCTAAATAAAGATCCTCGTTTT AGGCCAACTGCCAAAGAGCTTCTCAAGCACAAGTTCATCACACGTTACACCAAGAAGACGGCATATCTGACAGAGCTAATTGACCGCTACCGACGCTGGAAGTCAGAGGGACATGGGGAGGAATCAAGCTCTGACGACTCAGACAT GGATGCTGATGGTGATGTTGATACCTGCCCCATCTGGACCTTTCCCACAGTCAGACCCAGTTCTATGAACAAGTTACAGAAGGGCTATGcacacacagattcagag TCAGGAGACTCGGTGAAAAGACAACCCAAGTCTCAGTGCTTGTCTGCTTTGGTAACACCCATCTTCAGAGAG TTAAAGGAGAAGCGTCGGGCGAGTGGTGGCGGCGTAGGAGCCATTGAGGAACTGGAGAACGCCTTCAACCTCGCAGAGGAGTCCTGTCCAGGCATCTCCGACCGCCTTGTCACACACATGATGGAGAGAGTGTGCAG GTTTTCTTTAAATGGTAACACCACCTCGTCTTTGCGATGA